The DNA segment GCTTTTATCGCCCTTGGCTTGTTTTTCTGTTTTGGAAAGACGTTTTTCCACTTGTTCCAAGTCGGAAAAGATAAGTTCTAAGTTGATGTTTTCGATGTCTCGCACGGGATTGACCGACCCGTCGACATGGATGACATTGTCATCATCAAAACAGCGGACGACATGGACAATGGCGTCCACCTCCCGAATATTGGCAAGAAATTGGTTGCCAAGGCCTTCGCCTTTGCTGGCGCCTTTAACCAGACCTGCAATGTCATAAAATTCGATATGGGCGGGCACAATTTTTTTAGAATTGCTCATCACCGCCAGCACATTCAGGCGCTCGTCAGGTACGGAGACGACACCGACGTTAGGTTCAATCGTTGCAAAAGGGTAGTTTGCCGCTTCGGCGCCGGCGGCTGTCAGGGCATTAAAAAGTGTTGACTTACCTACATTGGGCAGCCCAACAATACCTAATTTCATAATCATTCCTCATTTTCTAATAAATTTCCAAATTTAATCAGATTTATTATATAGTATATTTAGTAAAACTACCATGTGGTAATAAAAAGTGATCGTTAAACACAGTTAAACCTTAAGCTGCAATAGTACATAGATAAACTTCTGTGCTATAATAGAAAAAGAAACTTTAAAAGAGGTGAATACAATGAGTGCCATTGTCATTAGTGACATGACCAAACGACTTGGGAAGAAACGACTTTTCCAAAATCTCAACCTTGAAGTTCTCGAAGGTGAGTTTTTTGCATTGCTTGGACAAGAAGGCTCAGGTAAGACGGCAATTGCAAAAATTTTGTTCAATTATTTAAAACCGGCAAAAGGCTCGGTGAGAATATATGATTTAGATCCTACCAAAGATGCCAAACTCATTAAAGAGAGTGTTTCTTATGTACCGGAAGAACCTTCTTTTGATGAGAATATTCGTGCGTCTGCGCTTTTTAGTAAAACATTAAAATTACACAACTTTGCCTCCTATGATGAAGTCAATAAACTCACAGATCTTTTTAAATTCAATTCTAGATTGAGATTTCCGGAAATGACGGTGGGGGAAAAGAAAGTTTGCGCTATCATTAATGCGTTGATCACTAAACCACGTCTGGTTATTTTAGATGAGCCCGCCAAGTTTTTATCCGACGAAGACGTGGAAGTGTTATTTGCCTATCTCACTGATTTAAAGGTAACGGAAGGCTTAGGAGCTTTTATTCTTACCGACAATCTTATCAATGCCCAGCGTTTCTGTGATCGTGCGGCCTATCTTCATGACGGCCAAATTCAAAACGTGGAGTACCTCAATGACAAAGTGGCTAATGATAAGATCGTACGCATTCGAAAGAACCTTAAAGATGTGACAGCTTTCACCACCATTGGCGCTATTTTGTTAAAAGACAGCCCTTATGAGAAAATCTTTTACTACGATCGGGATATGAATTTGCTGTCTCGAGTTATTGCCGATCACATGATTGAAGATTACACTATCGAAAACTGTTCTTTAGATGATAAGATGGCAGCTTATTTTGGAGGGGACAGAGCGGCTTACTTTATCAATGACTATGGTGATGAGTATCGTAAAACCATGGAAGCAAAACGACAAGCGGACATGGCACATGCTGTGGATACTGAGAGTGCTTATTCTGATACTGCTATGACAAGCGATGAGACTAAGGTGGTCGAGTCTGTCGAGATCAATGCAGCCTCACCTATTGCACCGGTTGCGCCAACTGAGACTATCAAACTGGACACGGCACAAGTAGCGTCGGCGTCCGTATCTTCTCGCGAAGCTGAGACGATACCACCAGCTCGATCCATTGATGATTTCAAAAGAGACGGCGATGCCGAATCGGTGCCGAATTTTGCGACGGATCCGGCAGAATCGGATGCTGCAACGAAAAAGCACTACACGCTTTCCCAAACACAACCTCTTGCACCGAAGGGGACCATGGGTCAAGATTCAAGGATGACAGATAATCGTGAGGTGAGACGATGATTTTCTCAAGAGAATTTAAATACAATACGTCCAAATTATTTGCCTGGTTGGTTGTTATCGGCATTCTTGCAGGCTTACTTTTGGCGACTTATCCCATTATGTTAGACGGCAATATGAAGAGTATTTTTGACAGCTTTGTAGGCAGTATGTCACCGAAAACCGCTTCAGTTTTAGGTCTGCAACAGATGGACTATGGTGATCCTAGCCAATATACCGCCTTCATTTATCAATACTTGGCAGTCTTTTTGGTGATGTTTGCTATGCAGCTTGGCGCCAGTGCACTGGCGAGAGAACAGTCCAGCGGCTCTATTGAGTATATCTACTCTAATCCTATTTCTCGAAGTGAAATTGTGAGCGGCAAGTTCTTTGCGAACTTACTCAGCTATCTAATCCTGATGATTTTACTTGGCGTTTGTTCTTTCTTTGTCATGATGGTGCTCACGCGAGATAACGGAGCTATTGACAGCACGACGTTCATCTATGACCTCGTGAAGATTTTTGGCAGTCTGTTTTTATCCGGATTTGTATTTATGACAATCGGGATGTTCTTCAGTGCATTGTCAAGATCTGCAACTTTGACTGATGCCACGTCGGTACTTTTTGTACTATTGATCGTGATTGCCACTGTCTTTGGAAAACTTTATGGCGGCGTTCTGACAACTGTTGTGACCAAATTCCCTATGGAAGTGTTCAGCCCGGTGAAGTTTTTAATGGAAGAATTCAGTTTAACCGACATCGGTATCAATGTCGTCGTAGCTGTTTTATTTATGCTACTGACCTATTTGATTTACAATTCAAAAGAATTAAATTATTAATCCTCATCCTGTCTTCCGACAGGATTTTCTATTGAATGCCTCGACAAAGTATGGTATACTCATTGACGATGATTTACTACACACACGCTTTGATACACCAAGTGTTGCCTTAAGGTCCTTGGTGTAGGAGAGAAGCGTGGCGGTTTAAACAAGGAGGAAAATTTATGTCAGTAGTACAAATGAAAAGCTTACTGGAAGCTGGTGTACACTTTGGACACCAAACACGTCGCTGGAACCCTAAGATGGCGAAGTACATCTTTACGCAAAGAAATGGTATTTACATCATTGATCTTCAAAAAACTGTGAAGAAAATCAATGAAGCCTATGAATATGTAAGACAACTTACTGAAGCCGGCGGCACTATTTTGTTTGTAGGTACTAAGAAACAAGCTCAAGATGCCATTGAAAAAGAAGCTAAAAAATGCGAAATGCCATACATCAACCAAAGATGGCTGGGCGGTCTTTTGACCAACTACCAAACCATTCGTAAGAGAATTGACCGTCTTCACAGAATTGCTGAAATGGAAGAGGATGGAACTTTTGATGTACTTCCAAAGAAAGAAGTTATCAAAATTCGTCATGAAGGCGAAAAACTTGAAAAATTCCTTGGCGGCATTAAACACATGAATCGCATTCCGGATGCTATCTTTGTCGTTGATCCTCGCAAAGAACGCATTGCGGTAAAAGAAGCTCAAATTTTAGGTATTCCGGTTGTGGCTATTATTGATACAAACTGTGATCCGGATGAAATTGATTACCCAATTCCTGGCAATGATGATGCTATTCGTGCAGTAAAATTGATCACTGAAACTATGGCGAATGCAGTTCTTGAAGGTAAACAAGGAACTCAAACCGGAGCTATGGAGGATGCTCAAGAAGACACGCTTGAACAAGCACCGGTAGAAACTGAATCACAACAAGAAGAAGATACAAAAGAAGAGTAAGATTATTTGAGGGTTAGAGCTTGCTCGAAACCCTCTTTTTTTAGGAGGAAATTATGGCAACAATTACTGCAGCACTTATTAAAGAACTTAGAGAGAAGACCTCAGCGGGCATGATGGACTGTAAGAGTGCCCTGGTTGAAGCTGATGGCGATCTGGAAAAAGCAGCGGATATTCTCCGTGAAAAGGGACTTGCGTCAGTAGCTAAAAAATCCGGTCGTATTGCCAGTGAAGGCATTGTTGATGCTTATATTCATGGCGGACGCATCGGCGTGCTTGTGGAAGTGAACACTGAAACTGACTTCGTTGCTAAAAATGATGAATTCAGAGCTTTTGTTCGCGATATCGCTATGCAAATTGCAGCTGTTAATCCAAAATATTTAACTCGTGATGAAGTACCTGCTGAGGAACTAGAACATGAAAAGAAAGTTTTAACAGAACAAGCGCTCAACGAAGGTAAACCTGAAAAAATCGTTGAAAAAATGGTTGCAGGCCGTCTGGAAAAATTCTATGAAGAAATCGTACTTCTCGATCAAAAGTTCATTAAAGACAGTGATCTGAAGGTTCAAGATCTTTTGAATAATATTTCCGCTAAAATCGGTGAAAAAATTAACATTCGTCGCTTCGTCCGTTTCGAAGTAGGGGAAGGCCTTGAAAAGAGAGAAGAAGACTTCGCAGAAGAAGTAGCAAAACAAATTCAAAAATAAGGAGCACCTATGCAACCGAAATATAAACGTGTGGTTTTAAAACTTTCCGGGGAAGCATTGGCCGGCGCCCAAGAAAGTGGGATTGATCTGAATGTGGTTCGGTCGATATCGAAGCAGATTAAAACGATTCATGATATGGGTGTTGAAACTGCCGTTGTAGTAGGGGGCGGTAATTTCTGGCGTGGACGCGATGCCGATATGGATCGTGCCACATCAGATTATATGGGAATGCTCGGTACGGTTATCAATGCTTTAGCTTTCCAAGATGCTTTGGAAAACATTGATGTGATGACCCGTGTCCAGACAGCGATTGAAATGAAAGATGTGGCAGAGCCTTATATCAGACGGCGTGCTATGCGACACTTGGAAAAGGGTCGTGTGGTCATCTTTGCAGCCGGAACTGGTATGCCTTATTTTTCAACGGATACTACAGCAGCCCTCCGAGCAGCTGAAATTGATGCCGAAGTCATTCTGATAGCAAAAAAAGGTGTAGATGGCATTTATGATAGTGATCCTAACATAAATCCTGATGCTAAAAAATTTGATGAATTAACATATCTTGAGATATTGAATAAAGAGCTTAAAATTATGGACACTACCGCAACGTCGCTGTGT comes from the Peptoniphilus equinus genome and includes:
- the tsf gene encoding translation elongation factor Ts, which encodes MATITAALIKELREKTSAGMMDCKSALVEADGDLEKAADILREKGLASVAKKSGRIASEGIVDAYIHGGRIGVLVEVNTETDFVAKNDEFRAFVRDIAMQIAAVNPKYLTRDEVPAEELEHEKKVLTEQALNEGKPEKIVEKMVAGRLEKFYEEIVLLDQKFIKDSDLKVQDLLNNISAKIGEKINIRRFVRFEVGEGLEKREEDFAEEVAKQIQK
- a CDS encoding ATP-binding cassette domain-containing protein, whose protein sequence is MSAIVISDMTKRLGKKRLFQNLNLEVLEGEFFALLGQEGSGKTAIAKILFNYLKPAKGSVRIYDLDPTKDAKLIKESVSYVPEEPSFDENIRASALFSKTLKLHNFASYDEVNKLTDLFKFNSRLRFPEMTVGEKKVCAIINALITKPRLVILDEPAKFLSDEDVEVLFAYLTDLKVTEGLGAFILTDNLINAQRFCDRAAYLHDGQIQNVEYLNDKVANDKIVRIRKNLKDVTAFTTIGAILLKDSPYEKIFYYDRDMNLLSRVIADHMIEDYTIENCSLDDKMAAYFGGDRAAYFINDYGDEYRKTMEAKRQADMAHAVDTESAYSDTAMTSDETKVVESVEINAASPIAPVAPTETIKLDTAQVASASVSSREAETIPPARSIDDFKRDGDAESVPNFATDPAESDAATKKHYTLSQTQPLAPKGTMGQDSRMTDNREVRR
- the pyrH gene encoding UMP kinase — protein: MQPKYKRVVLKLSGEALAGAQESGIDLNVVRSISKQIKTIHDMGVETAVVVGGGNFWRGRDADMDRATSDYMGMLGTVINALAFQDALENIDVMTRVQTAIEMKDVAEPYIRRRAMRHLEKGRVVIFAAGTGMPYFSTDTTAALRAAEIDAEVILIAKKGVDGIYDSDPNINPDAKKFDELTYLEILNKELKIMDTTATSLCMDNKIPLVVFGIDEDNSIVSVVSGSDMGTKVR
- the rpsB gene encoding 30S ribosomal protein S2 encodes the protein MSVVQMKSLLEAGVHFGHQTRRWNPKMAKYIFTQRNGIYIIDLQKTVKKINEAYEYVRQLTEAGGTILFVGTKKQAQDAIEKEAKKCEMPYINQRWLGGLLTNYQTIRKRIDRLHRIAEMEEDGTFDVLPKKEVIKIRHEGEKLEKFLGGIKHMNRIPDAIFVVDPRKERIAVKEAQILGIPVVAIIDTNCDPDEIDYPIPGNDDAIRAVKLITETMANAVLEGKQGTQTGAMEDAQEDTLEQAPVETESQQEEDTKEE
- a CDS encoding ABC transporter permease subunit produces the protein MIFSREFKYNTSKLFAWLVVIGILAGLLLATYPIMLDGNMKSIFDSFVGSMSPKTASVLGLQQMDYGDPSQYTAFIYQYLAVFLVMFAMQLGASALAREQSSGSIEYIYSNPISRSEIVSGKFFANLLSYLILMILLGVCSFFVMMVLTRDNGAIDSTTFIYDLVKIFGSLFLSGFVFMTIGMFFSALSRSATLTDATSVLFVLLIVIATVFGKLYGGVLTTVVTKFPMEVFSPVKFLMEEFSLTDIGINVVVAVLFMLLTYLIYNSKELNY